A section of the Babesia microti strain RI chromosome I, complete genome genome encodes:
- a CDS encoding hypothetical protein (overlaps_old_locusTagID:BBM_I02865) translates to MICERHKLDPSACPHGWTELLSAVLQYNPNDNPKHCKLSKAKLDSLSFGSNRKTYYKKLLTSLKVENIAKNLLRKNNRSKRINIEMDNKDNTAAGRPFFRDLGFSKLQNIALFSDEIDNTTDDTSNEISVQDHFGVQVEQNGSLNYLELGYQIDFGRMQIYPPIYTPSIDRFDHYCAS, encoded by the coding sequence ATGATATGTGAGAGGCACAAATTAGACCCATCCGCTTGTCCTCATGGCTGGACTGAGCTCCTATCCGCCGTGCTACAGTACAACCCAAATGATAATCCTAAGCACTGTAAGTTGAGCAAAGCCAAATTGGATAGTCTGAGCTTTGGCAGTAATAGAAAAACTTATTACAAAAAGCTTTTAACATCTCTAAAGGTGGAAAACAttgccaaaaatttgctaagGAAAAACAATAGGAGTAAACGCATTAACATTGAAATGGATAACAAAGATAATACAGCAGCTGGGAGACCCTTTTTTAGGGACCTTGGGTTTTCTAAACTGCAAAATATAGCATTATTCAGTGACGAGATTGATAATACCACTGATGACACTAGCAATGAAATATCAGTACAAGATCATTTTGGAGTTCAGGTCGAGCAAAACGGGAGcttaaattatttggaaCTGGGTTACCAAATAGACTTTGGGAGAATGCAAATATATCCACCGATATACACACCATCCATTGATCGTTTTGACCATTATTGTGCAAGTTGA
- a CDS encoding mitochondrial ribosomal protein L29/L47 precursor, putative (overlaps_old_locusTagID:BBM_I02875), translated as MNIFNITRRLIHTSLPKRGIDDLWKGGFLDPESSFTDKKKFAITGDAWPSCILRLKSFEDLRSLYFTCLKEKNFLLSERLAASQVKAKQMYHGRLKKVKLTIKRILGVITRREIHQQCLRAKYILAAQVEKEKLETKRFHLLEMEKKIEHKIKRLENVDSLQKSSLIVALDKIRADLEINELHLQPLRKVTLQLREPDWRYQKKYSDLPGRITWNREYLPALRKNLKNRIRFY; from the exons atgaatatatttaatattacaCGCCGTCTTATTCATACATCTCTTCCTAAACGTGGAATCGATGATTTATGGAAAG GCGGGTTTTTGGACCCAGAAAGCAGTTTTACGGATAAGAAGAAATTTGCAATCACAGGAGATGCCTGGCCGTCTTGCATACTTAGACTAAAAAGCTTTGAAGACCTTAGGAGCCtatattttacatgttTAAAGGagaaaaattttttattgagCGAACGCTTAGCGGCATCCCAGGTCAAGGCTAAACAGATGTACCACGGTCGATTAAAAAAG GtcaaattgacaattaaaCGAATATTAGGAGTTATCACAAGAAGAGAAATCCATCAACAATGCTTGAGAGCAAAGTATATTTTAGCGGCACAG GTTGAAAAGGAGAAGTTAGAAACTAAACGATTTCACTTGTTGGAAATGGAGAAGAAAATTGAGCACAAAATTAAACGACTAGAGAATGTGGATTCGCTACAGAAATCCTCCTTGATTGTCGCCCTCGATAAGATTAGGGCGGATCTAGAAATTAATGAACTCCATTTACAGCCCTTAAGGAAAG TAACTTTGCAGCTGAGGGAACCTGATTGGAGATATCAAAAGAAATATTCAGACCTACCGGGAAGAATTACATGGAATAGAGAATATCTGCCAGCGTTaagaaaaaatttgaagaatCGCATCAGattttactaa
- a CDS encoding MAC/Perforin domain (overlaps_old_locusTagID:BBM_I02875), whose amino-acid sequence MWNIQLAVCISATFLDGVIGIGGSFIQSNSDKTKNRCKGLEYLGIGYDAIVPKLIAEDEINTDLGYRYPILRQHYGSDYSYASTGCVYPVDAYYRPFLSCQRQESFSQIGSVAAYENAFGIQAKTDFKVKSVEFAASAQFEKSSKNLEENKYREIIHIINCFQAEMGLPTNLQWGIKPEFNKAVLKLTEAFGISATASNDGSICTPKSYKNPGRHCREVRRWIRLIKSYGTHYVHKIRIGGKLVQSVRISQISIANMEEQGIDVEGEIRAEMLSITGSGGGKSNKLTDEIDKNAIRKIRVIGGIMPKLPLTPQAFKKWARTLDSNPMPIYVEVDPLYKIIEQSLNNDNPIPFNIKRQYDMALDFYAELKGATYKQIMEMNGNIPSISHLIRNSTMVTNNSLKRSTLRCKNDTNIVAGVTIFFDDAGKGIHLFPCKSGMNECNVPEISEDVAYTWAWALCSHRLLPSIEQVVRGDFKKGEIKCPEGYKMGFGLAFKENMAYYINGYISAISADDNNSAVSLLDGNAGWITCFDKDMVQDMYTVVNIDHSNKRVVAECPSDSIIIGGVKISKAPPGGGEEGDHLARAEECDKFVTSCTAGPPAGFVWLICGDKADE is encoded by the exons ATGTGGAATATTCAATTAGCTGTATGTATTAGTGCAACATTTTTGG atggTGTTATTGGGATTGGCGGAAGTTTTATACAATCCAACAGTGATAAGACTAAGAATCGGTGTAAAGGATTAG AATATCTAGGGATCGGATATGATGCAATTGTTCCAAAACTAATAGCAGAAGATGAAATCAACACAGATCTTGGTTATAGGTACCCTATACTGAGACAGCACTATGGGTCTGACTACAGTTACGCCAGCACCGGATGTGTATATCCGGTGGATGCATATTATAGGCCATTTTTATCATGTCAAAGGCAGGAAAGT TTTTCCCAAATTGGATCGGTTGCGGCATATGAAAATGCATTTGGAATACAGGCAAAGACAGACTTTAAAGTAAAATCGGTAGAGTTTGCCGCAAGTGCtcaatttgaaaaatcctcaaaaaatttagaaGAGAACAAATACCGTGAAATTATCCACATTATCAACTGTTTTCAGGCCGAAATGGGACTTCCGACAAATTTGCAGTG GGGAATAAAACCTGAATTTAATAAAGCAGTTTTAAAGCTAACAGAAGCTTTTGGAATCAGTGCAACAGCTTCTAATGATGGTTCAATATGTACACCTAAAAGCTATAAAAATCCGGGCAGGCATTGCAGGGAAGTTAGGCGTTGGATTAGGCTAATAAAATCATATGGTACACATTACGTCCATAAAATACGCATAG GCGGTAAACTAGTCCAGTCTGTTAGAATCAGTCAGATTAGTATTGCAAATATGGAGGAACAAGGAATTGACGTTGAAGGTGAGATTCGGGCCGAAATGCTAAGTATCACAGGATCGGGCGGCGGCAAGTCTAACAAACTCACCGATGAAATCGATAAGAATGCAATACGGAAAATCAGAGTTATTGGAGGGATAATGCCAAAATTACCATTAACCCCCCAagcatttaaaaaatgGGCTAGAACATTGGATTCCAACCCAATGCCCATATATGTGGAAGTGGATCCACTGTACAAAATAATAGAACAATCATTGAATAATGATAACCCCATTCCATTTAACATAAAGAGGCAGTACGATATGGCACTTGATTTTTACGCAGAACTTAAAGGGGCGACATATAAGCAAATTATGGAAATGAATGGTAATATACCTTCAATATCACATCTG ATTAGAAATAGTACTATGGTTACAAATAATAGCCTCAAAAGGTCAACGCTACGCTGCAaaaatgatacaaatataGTCGCGGGAGTTAccatattttttgatgatGCGGGAAAAGGCATACACTTATTTCCCTGCAAATCGGGAAT GAATGAATGCAACGTGCCAGAAATTAGCGAAGACGTTGCCTACACCTGGGCCTGGGCCCTTTGCTCCCATCGCCTCCTCCCAAGCATCGAGCAAGTGGTCAGGGGAGACTTTAAAAAG GGTGAAATAAAGTGCCCAGAGGGCTATAAAATGGGCTTTGGACTTGCTTTTAAGGAGAACATGGCCTATTATATAAACGGCTATATAAGCGCTATCTCTGCCG ACGACAACAACTCCGCGGTTAGTCTCCTGGACGGAAACGCCGGGTGGATCACCTGTTTCGATAAAGACATGGTCCAAGATATG TACACGGTGGTCAACATCGACCACTCCAACAAAAGGGTCGTGGCTGAGTGCCCAAGTGACTCTATCATAATTGGCG GCGTAAAAATTTCCAAGGCACCCCCTGGCGGGGGAGAGGAGGGAGACCATTTGGCTAGAGCGGAGGAATGCGACAAATTCGTGACCAGCTGTACCGCCGGCCCCCCGGCGGGCTTTGTCTGGCTTATTTGCGGCGATAAAGCCGACGAGTGA
- a CDS encoding hypothetical protein (overlaps_old_locusTagID:BBM_I02885) produces the protein MTRRKFCILPLLAVCCLTRAKNVHKVAKNHRYHISDFLGAGYDVAMTQTDDSILPFKAPVLDVKWLSPGGRAPRPIGGWARPAESCSELIGDSEYSKENGTALSNRVKLDLSASVEQVGSGTLNLDYRGVGAHSNADSIKEFSKYITCSTYSSGLSTHFNWSKTHGFSKAVAELLSLKIGLKSELVPKLGLEAYRAAWTAFIEEFGTHVIKYVKMGGRIVSTIRVPASAEKSLQEHGLKLDVGVEASLKLGDLEVSVGTNVGLKKALEEFKNSCAINSTVWGGLLRDADLGGDLGAGDIRHWKSSLLSHAMPLEAVLEPLSNFMPASLEDDYRESLEGARAKGINSTAKDQRLRIYG, from the exons ATGACCCGGAGAAAATTCTGCATACTGCCATTGTTGGCAGTTTGTTGCCTTACTCGTGCAAAAAATGTCCATAAGGTTGCTAAAAATCATAGATACCACATATCTGACTTCCTAGGAGCCGGATACGATGTGGCAATGACTCAAACTGATGATTCAATTCTGCCCTTTAAGGCCCCTGTTCTTGACGTAAAGTGGCTTTCTCCTGGCGGTCGAGCACCAAGGCCCATAGGTGGATGGGCACGCCCGGCAGAATCTTGCAGTGAACTTATTGGC GATAGCGAGTATAGCAAGGAAAATGGAACTGCCCTAAGCAATAGGGTCAAGCTGGACCTGAGCGCGTCTGTTGAGCAGGTGGGCTCTGGAACTCTAAACCTAGACTATAGGGGCGTGGGAGCACATTCTAACGCTGATTCGATCAAggaattttcaaaatatatcacCTGTTCCACTTATTCATCGGGGCTATCCACGCACTTTAACTG GAGCAAAACACATGGGTTTTCCAAGGCAGTGGCGGAGCTTCTCAGCTTAAAGATAGGCTTAAAGTCAGAACTAGTGCCAAAGCTAGGGTTGGAGGCGTACCGGGCAGCGTGGACGGCGTTCATTGAAGAGTTCGGCACGCATGTGATAAAATACGTAAAAATGG GCGGAAGGATCGTCAGCACAATTCGAGTGCCGGCCAGCGCAGAAAAATCACTACAGGAGCATGGCCTTAAGCTGGATGTGGGCGTGGAGGCATCGCTCAAGCTGGGAGACCTGGAGGTGTCTGTGGGCACAAATGTCGGCCTAAAGAAGGCGCTGGAGGAGTTTAAGAACTCGTGCGCGATAAACAGCACCGTATGGGGAGGGCTGCTTAGGGATGCAGATTTGGGCGGAGACCTGGGCGCCGGAGATATTAGGCACTGGAAGAGCTCGTTGCTCTCCCATGCCATGCCTCTGGAAGCAGTCCTGGAGCCCCTATCCAACTTCATGCCGGCGTCCCTGGAGGACGACTACCGCGAGTCCCTGGAGGGGGCAAGGGCGAAGGGGATCAACTCAACGGCTAAGGATCAACGGTTAAGGATCTACggttaa
- a CDS encoding DNA-directed RNA polymerase I subunit A2 (overlaps_old_locusTagID:BBM_I02880;~overlaps_old_locusTagID:BBM_I02885), with protein sequence MKSMREMDSPYRLELSDIAASHIGSFDAFLDTYSKRIVECLPPVYVAPNYNQMLHELNSGTAAPDYVKFFIKDVRIGYPRRNDCTDDADERLYPLQARISHTTYSAPIYVTFALQSTSGGVECSQIVHKELLAGQIPVMVKSKRCNLCGLTGDELVARGEDAQEPGGYFIVRGNERLIRHMISSRSNYPIGVKRKQFRAKDAFNTEYAIIMRSQRRDGTVVGNVLCYTEDERCVLRVAINKVIKTIPFGTLLKAAKPHMSTWDLKKRLLEDFLHNEEMTVHFYNIFQNMIFLEPLVADVDFVENRYLHQLGKACWHRVHTFMRPGSSLAECGLFVMKNYICVQSESLDDKFECLLHMFKKLILLARGYIIPDQIDSLAFQELTLPGQIYASVLKESLYSALTKLKSLYSIEVANFKKYLATVEGVDDMEKVMLEFCSNISLFNYLTEKVAPEVPSKVNYFLSTGNINSSYFEFQQNLGWTIIADRMNYFRFMSHFRSVHRGNAFTQMLSTSMRKLLGESWGFLCPVHTPDGTPCGLLTHLSKHAWPLTSAPDSGTMGAVRKFLKDLGYPLDLRAPGGITLDYRYVHKPVPVVVDGIPIARIPSDDAPQLMDALISAKLEGIKGIRKDFEIFSTCEAKGQMEYIYVLTFPGRMVRMVKNLKFDRVELIGPIAQQWSFIAINTAELDQHRARIKLEYNLSSNPQSNPQSNPPSNLPSNLPSNLPPYPSFESYKRIDKLLENIPVHYTHIEIEPHGILSICANCTPFSDFNQSPRNMYQCQMLKQSMGIPAHSQPLRSDGKLYNLITPQSPLVSTSDYRRLHLNNYATGANAVVAIMAYTGFDMEDAMVINKSSIERGFLRATLCRTKVLDAAPPGCSAKEGHCYVFRGPSNGPLDADGLVRVGQLIANGSPLARIEYAGTGAGARPRVEMYREEEPARVSSVTLVTPNPSRIDKCVESAPCSRAIIRLQSVRVPDVGDKFASRHGQKGILSMTWRHEDMPFTESGIVPDILFNPHGFPSRMTIGMLIEALAGKSAAVTGEVGADGTTFSHCTGSDPVAYFGSVLRRAGFRYYGTEDMYSGATGTTIKTSIFTGCIYYQRLRHMVADKAQVRSTGPIDSLTHQPVQGKKRHGGIRFGEMERDSLISYGAPFLLQDRLLNCSDLHLACICPECGSLLSASTGPNDSQDMRDTTKPPVCTVCSVPCHWVRIPYVLRYLANELASINVGLKFTLRQFGHAVRRRTAPGRMPPPPIQ encoded by the exons ATGAAATCTATGCGTGAAATGGACTCCCCTTACAGGCTGGAACTCTCGGACATCGCCGCCTCGCACATTGGCAGCTTTGATGCGTTCTTAGACACGTACTCCAAACGCATAGTAGAGTGTCTACCGCCCGTATATGTCGCACCAAACTACAATCAGATGCTCCACGAATTGAACAGCGGGACCGCCGCTCCAGACT ACGTCAAGTTTTTCATAAAGGACGTGAGGATAGGCTACCCCAGGCGAAACGACTGTACGGACGATGCTGACGAGCGGTTGTACCCGCTCCAAGCCCGAATATCGCACACTACGTACTCCGCGCCCATCTACGTGACGTTTGCCCTTCAGTCCACTAGCGGGGGCGTCGAATGCAGCCAGATCGTACACAAGGAGCTGCTTGCAGGGCAGATTCCGGTGATGGTAAAGTCCAAGCGCTGTAATTTATGCG GCCTGACTGGGGATGAACTGGTGGCAAGAGGGGAGGACGCGCAGGAGCCAGGGGGGTACTTTATAGTAAGAGGGAACGAGAGGCTGATCCGGCACATGATATCATCCCGCTCTAACTATCCCATAGGGGTTAAGCGTAAGCAGTTCAGAGCGAAGGATGCCTTCAACACCGAGTATGCAATAATAATGCGATCGCAGAGACGGGATGGTACAGTTGTGGGCAACGTCCTTTGTTACACCGAGGACGAGCGGTGCGTGCTGAGGGTGGCAATAAACAAGGTTATTAAGACGATTCCATTTGGCACGCTTTTGAAGGCGGCCAAGCCGCACATGAGCACTTGGGACCTGAAGAAGCGGCTCTTGGAGGACTTTTTACACAACGAGGAGATGACTGTTCActtttacaatattttccagaatatgatttttttagaGCCACTGGTAGCAGATGTGGattttgttgaaaataGG tatTTACACCAGTTGGGAAAGGCCTGTTGGCACAGGGTGCATACGTTTATGAGGCCTGGTTCGAGCCTTGCTGAGTGTGGGCTCTTCGTCATGAAGAATTACATATGCGTACAGAGCGAATCACTGGatgacaaatttgaatgCCTGCTTCACATGTTTaagaaattgatattgCTTGCTAGGGGTTACATAATACCGGACCAAATAGATTCATTGGCATTTCAGGAGTTGACTCTCCCTGGTCAGATCTACGCATCAGTGCTGAAGGAGAGTCTGTACAGTGCATTAACCAAGCTAAAGTCCCTTTACAGCATAGAGGTGGCGAACTTCAAGAAGTACTTGGCAACAGTGGAGGGGGTGGATGATATGGAGAAAGTTATGTTGGAGTTCTGCagtaatatatcattattcaaCTACCTTACAGAAAAGGTTGCCCCTGAAGTTCCAAGCAAGGTTAATTATTTCCTCTCTACGGGGAATATAAACAGttcatattttgaatttcagcag AACCTCGGGTGGACTATAATTGCGGATCGCATGAATTACTTCCGATTTATGAGTCATTTCCGTAGTGTACACAGAGGCAATGCTTTTACGCAAATGCTTAGCACTAGT ATGAGAAAACTATTGGGTGAATCCTGGGGCTTCCTCTGTCCGGTTCACACGCCAGATGGCACTCCATGCGGGCTGCTGACCCACCTCTCCAAACATGCATGGCCG CTTACCAGTGCCCCAGACTCGGGTACTATGGGAGCGGTCAGGAAATTCCTCAAAGACCTGGGGTATCCCCTAGACCTAAGGGCACCAGGAG GCATAACACTGGACTACAGATACGTACACAAGCCCGTGCCAGTGGTTGTAGATGGTATTCCCATAGCCAGAATACCCAGTGACGACGCACCCCAGCTCATGGATGCATTGATCAGCGCTAAACTCGAGGGAATCAAGGGGATACGGAAAGACTTTGAGATATTCAGCACGTGTGAGGCAAA AGGTCAGATGGAATACATATACGTACTCACCTTCCCTGGACGTATGGTTCGTATGGTTAAGAACTTAAAATTCGACCGCGTCGAATTGATTGGTCCCATAGCCCAGCAATGGTCCTTCATCGCAATCAACACCGCCGAACTGGACCAACATAGAGCCAGAATTAAACTAGAATATAACCTATCGTCTAATCCACAATCTAATCCACAATCTAATCCACCATCTAACCTACCATCTAACCTACCATCTAACCTACCACCTTACCCGTCGTTCGAAAGTTATAAACGcatagataaattattggaAAACATTCCCGTACATTACACACACATTGAAATTGAACCACATGGAATACTCTCAATATGCGCCAATTGTACACCCTTCAGCGACTTCAACCAAAGCCCTAGGAATATGTACCAATGCCAAATGCTTAAACAATCCATGGGAATACCTGCACACTCACAACCCCTGCGGAGCGATGGAAAACTATACAACCTAATTACACCGCAGTCCCCCCTCGTATCCACCAGCGACTACCGTCGCCTACACCTAAACAATTATGCCACGGGTGCCAACGCCGTGGTGGCCATCATGGCCTATACGGGCTTTGACATGGAAGACGCAATGGTCATCAACAAATCCTCCATTGAGCGCGGGTTCCTACGCGCCACCCTCTGCAGGACGAAGGTCCTGGACGCCGCCCCGCCTGGATGCAGTGCAAAGGAAGGGCACTGCTACGTGTTTCGGGGGCCCTCTAATGGGCCCTTAGATGCAGACGGACTGGTACGGGTTGGGCAACTGATAGCCAACGGCTCGCCTCTGGCTCGCATAGAGTACGCAGGCACTGGAGCAGGAGCCCGCCCACGCGTTGAGATGTATCGGGAAGAGGAGCCGGCTCGGGTCTCAAGCGTTACGCTTGTCACCCCAAATCCTTCGAGGATTGACAAGTGCGTTGAATCAGCCCCTTGCAGTCGTGCGATAATCCGTTTACAATCAGTACGCGTGCCCGATGTTGGTGACAAATTCGCCAGTCGACACGGGCAAAAGGGGATTTTATCAATGACTTGGCGCCACGAAGACATGCCATTTACGGAATCTGGGATAGTGCCTGATATTCTTTTCAACCCGCATGGGTTCCCCTCTCGAATGACCATTGGCATGTTGATTGAGGCTTTGGCAGGCAAATCAGCCGCCGTGACTGGTGAGGTGGGGGCCGATGGAACGACCTTTTCCCACTGCACTGGGAGCGATCCAGTGGCCTATTTTGGTTCTGTACTTAGGCGCGCTGGGTTTAGGTATTATGGCACGGAGGATATGTACTCTGGCGCAACAGGAACTACAATTAAGACTAGCATATTTACTGGGTGCATATATTATCAGCGTTTGCGCCACATGGTAGCGGACAAGGCCCAGGTTAGGTCTACTGGTCCAATTGATTCCCTAACGCATCAGCCCGTGCAAGGTAAAAAGCGACACGGTGGCATACGATTTGGGGAGATGGAAAGGGACTCGCTAATATCTTATGGTGCTCCATTTTTATTGCAGGACAGATTACTAAACTGTTCCGATTTACATTTAGCCTGCATATGTCCCGAGTGTGGTTCGTTGCTTAGTGCTTCTACGGGCCCAAACGACTCCCAGGATATGAGGGATACCACCAAACCGCCGGTCTGTACAGTCTGTAGCGTGCCCTGTCACTGGGTCAGGATACCGTACGTGCTGAGGTACCTGGCCAATGAATTGGCCTCAATTAATGTGGGGTTGAAATTCACTTTGCGTCAATTTGGCCATGCCGTAAGGCGCCGCACTGCGCCTGGTCGTATGCCTCCACCCCCCATACAGTGA
- a CDS encoding Coatomer subunit delta (overlaps_old_locusTagID:BBM_I02890) yields MTIISTGFSSKTQILLSRQNYEISKQEVDTTLFNFIKQLNAQCGDHTYFEFNNHRYIYQPVESLYVFVITTKNSNVIEDLEVVKMLSQIAQTVTKQCVSEKTIMDNIFDLIFYMDEIVIDGNREALTMDQLETYIAMESHEEKLQLMLIKNKEKEEKERRRQIAMKLDKEKQRKKLDTYFASPPAPSSPPQPQSASEGYLEQAETLFAARPENTHACGMQLTRAKQAKKLTDLALESGFSLQPITAHQHADGPGKNAPGATKIASDVPLLVRVEEKCNGLMDIERDVTKLTYQGSLILTVYDTEIASMASLQFEIGDNCKFKPKYHPNLDKSKIVDGVLEIKDGPPFRLNCPVSLVKWRHDTTEPVMPFSVSCWSSCDSIETSLSVEVSNQDQTELCNVSLEFNCPRTVKTKINNSQDVKVYHENDVMYWDLGTVAKDESKTIGFSVQMDLDSLVPFSFSAEAYVNYFNIKVTNCFDKNGGGDINHKVVHKTCYSLKVDRSA; encoded by the exons ATGACCATAATTTCCACAGGCTTCTCCTCGAAGACACAAATACTTTTATCGCGCCAAAACTATGAAATATCCAAACAGGAGGTTGATACCACCCTCTTCAACTTCATTAAACAACTAAATGCGCAGT GCGGAGATCACACATACtttgaatttaataatcATCGCTACATCTACCAGCCCGTAGAATCGCTATACGTGTTCGTAATCACCAccaaaaattcaaatgttATCGAAGATTTAGAAGTTGTTAAAATGCTCTCACAAATTGCCCAA ACCGTCACAAAACAATGCGTTAGTGAAAAAACTATAATGGATAACATTTTCGACCTTATATTCTACATGGACGAGATCGTTATCGATGGTAACCGGGAAGCCCTCACCATGGACCAATTGGAAACATACATTGCCATGGAGTCCCACGAAGAAAAGCTTCAGCTCATGCTGATTAAG AACAAAGAAAAGGAGGAAAAGGAAAGAAGGAGGCAGATCGCCATGAAGCTGGACAAGGAGAAACAGAGGAAAAAATTAGATACATACTTTGCCTCTCCTCCCGCGCCCTCCAGTCCACCCCAGCCCCAAAGTGCATCGGAAGGGTACCTGGAACAGGCAGAAACCTTATTCGCGGCCCGTCCTGAAAATACCCACGCCTGTGGGATGCAACTTACCAGGGCCAAGCAGGCCAAGAAATTGACGGACCTGGCGCTGGAGTCTGGCTTCAGCCTACAGCCCATAACAGCACACCAGCATGCAGACGGACCGGGGAAAAACGCACCAGGGGCCACAAAAATAGCCTCCGATGTACCGTTGCTGGTACGAGTAGAGGAAAAATGCAATGGTTTGATGGATATAGAGCGGGATGTGACCAAGCTCACATACCAGGGCAGCTTGATTTTGACCGTTTACGACACAGAGATAGCATCTATGGCATCGCtgcaatttgaaattggCGATAATTGCAAGTTCAAACCCAAATACCATCCCAATCTTGACAAGTCAAAAATTGTAGATGGAGTGCTGGAAATTAAGGACGGCCCCCCCTTCAGGCTGAACTGCCCTGTCTCGCTGGTCAAGTGGAGGCATGACACGACTGAACCCGTTATGCCCTTCTCTGTCTCCTGCTGGTCCTCTTGTGATTCGATAGAGACGTCCCTGTCGGTAGAGGTATCCAACCAGGATCAGACGGAGCTTTGCAACGTTTCGTTGGAGTTCAACTGTCCGCGTACAGTTAAGACGAAGATAAACAATTCACAGGACGTAAAGGTTTACCATGAAAATGATGTGATGTATTGGGACCTGGGAACTGTAGCCAAGGACGAGAGCAAAACCATAGGATTCTCAGTGCAAATGGACCTGGATTCCCTTGTGCCATTTAGTTTCAGTGCAGAGGCATATGTAAACTACTTTAACATAAAAGTTACAAACTGTTTTGACAAAAACGGGGGCGGTGACATCAATCACAAAGTAGTGCACAAAACCTGCTACAGCCTCAAGGTGGACCGCTCCGCGTAA